The Cyclobacteriaceae bacterium genome includes a region encoding these proteins:
- a CDS encoding histidine kinase — MRKYLLLLIGCTTIGLVFFTFIHYSETGAIPTFRLQSEKYMVAILITNALGFVIFQIDRLLDKIIHWKSNFLLRFISGLGANILLIILFFAFIGKHIFEINGEAPIKLTMLFIISIFIYEIFYGLFYSYRHYAVTQAEQLRSERWQLELQFESLKSQISPHYLFNCLNTVSSLLYKDTRVAEEFIRRMADTFRYVLNHQTQKLVPLREELEFVKSYYFLLQVRYEYHLQLEINVPQNILDSMIPPMTLQLLVENAVKHNSISKDQPLLVYISAVDNTSLIIYNTKTSSLKPVTSFRVGLENIHKRYSFFTHEKVIVRDDEKFLVQLPVLKKNLAL; from the coding sequence ATGCGCAAATATTTGCTGCTGCTGATCGGGTGCACAACCATCGGACTTGTTTTCTTTACATTCATTCACTACAGTGAAACAGGGGCCATCCCGACATTCCGTTTACAAAGTGAGAAGTACATGGTGGCCATCCTCATTACCAATGCGCTGGGGTTCGTAATCTTTCAAATCGACCGGCTGCTCGACAAGATCATTCACTGGAAAAGTAATTTTCTATTGAGATTCATCAGTGGGCTTGGCGCCAATATCCTTCTGATCATTTTGTTCTTTGCATTTATCGGGAAACACATCTTCGAGATCAATGGTGAGGCACCTATCAAGCTCACGATGCTCTTTATCATTTCAATCTTTATTTATGAGATATTCTATGGCCTGTTTTATTCTTATCGCCACTATGCAGTAACGCAGGCAGAGCAACTCCGCTCCGAGCGGTGGCAGCTTGAACTGCAGTTTGAATCATTAAAAAGTCAGATCAGCCCGCATTACCTTTTCAATTGTCTTAATACAGTCTCATCCTTACTCTATAAAGACACCCGGGTGGCGGAAGAATTCATCAGAAGGATGGCAGATACTTTCCGGTATGTTTTAAATCATCAGACACAAAAGCTTGTGCCACTGAGAGAAGAGCTGGAGTTTGTCAAGTCCTACTACTTTCTGCTTCAGGTCCGTTACGAATACCATCTGCAGCTTGAGATCAATGTCCCCCAGAATATTCTGGATTCAATGATTCCCCCCATGACACTTCAGTTACTGGTAGAGAATGCAGTGAAACATAATTCCATCAGCAAAGACCAACCCCTGCTCGTTTATATCAGTGCAGTTGACAACACCAGCCTCATTATTTACAACACGAAGACCAGCAGCCTTAAACCTGTTACCAGCTTCCGTGTTGGGTTGGAAAATATTCACAAACGCTACAGTTTCTTTACTCATGAAAAAGTAATTGTACGCGATGACGAAAAGTTCCTGGTTCAGCTACCGGTCTTAAAAAAGAATCTGGCGTTATGA
- a CDS encoding histidine kinase yields MKRIFIHNPFFRIFAPPVFGILVYLIILLVNNNVEQLGTLFINQEVYVSIVLSLIAFESMRLTIVLLQKISLPVKNKFALEILITTVVSVAMVLIAITQYYKFGIGFDISPRELLLFGVIYGLTALLYNALYIGNQYLHQENTQRIEQEHKLRESLESEFTSFRQEINPDLLYDSLEELILCLHKNADASEELIDSLAALYRYQLINRQKEFVALSEEILAINNLLRLANQKHHHHIKWSNSVRNAENIYLMPGALITTIDSILRNTLISADSPLVLSLEQEDDDYFVLHHDLNDKLQLHPESLQAFQRLQRSYSVYSDRPFIQIKAGRENYIKFPLITVDHTVTEPA; encoded by the coding sequence ATGAAAAGAATATTCATTCATAATCCCTTCTTCAGGATTTTTGCTCCGCCAGTGTTCGGTATTCTGGTGTATCTCATCATTCTTTTAGTCAATAATAATGTTGAGCAGCTCGGAACTTTGTTTATCAATCAGGAGGTTTATGTCAGCATTGTGTTAAGCCTCATCGCATTTGAATCAATGCGACTGACCATTGTACTATTGCAAAAAATCTCGTTGCCAGTCAAAAATAAGTTTGCTCTGGAAATCCTGATCACGACAGTTGTCAGCGTTGCCATGGTGCTGATTGCCATTACTCAATATTATAAATTCGGAATTGGCTTCGACATCAGCCCAAGAGAGTTGCTTCTCTTCGGAGTCATCTATGGACTGACAGCCTTGCTTTATAATGCACTCTATATTGGCAATCAGTATTTGCATCAGGAAAATACCCAACGGATCGAGCAAGAGCATAAGCTGCGCGAAAGCCTGGAATCAGAGTTTACATCCTTCCGCCAGGAGATCAATCCTGATCTTCTTTATGATAGCCTGGAAGAATTGATCCTTTGTCTTCATAAAAATGCAGATGCTTCTGAAGAACTGATTGATAGCCTGGCAGCATTATACCGCTATCAGTTGATCAATCGTCAAAAAGAGTTTGTAGCACTTTCTGAAGAAATTCTGGCTATCAACAATCTTCTTCGGTTGGCCAACCAAAAACATCATCATCACATTAAATGGAGCAACAGTGTCCGGAATGCAGAGAATATTTACCTGATGCCCGGCGCGCTGATCACAACCATTGATTCGATCTTGCGGAATACTTTAATCTCTGCAGACTCTCCTTTGGTACTTTCTCTCGAACAGGAGGATGATGATTACTTTGTGCTCCATCACGATCTGAATGATAAATTACAATTGCATCCTGAGAGCCTTCAGGCCTTTCAACGTTTACAACGCTCGTATTCAGTTTATAGTGACCGGCCATTCATTCAAATAAAAGCAGGTCGCGAAAATTATATTAAATTTCCGCTGATCACTGTAGATCATACCGTAACCGAACCTGCATGA
- a CDS encoding response regulator transcription factor: MNVLIVEDETPAVEKLERYLQKYSSEIKVKGTCDSVTSAVSWLTENQTSIDLIFMDIQLKDGLSFEIFQKVTVQKPVIFITAYNEYALDAFKVNSIDYLLKPVTFTDLSASLQKLENLRDQLVMNDSKLEKIKSLAIESSAKSYKNRFMVKVGDHIRSITTDQVILFFADGRDVYLVTQQLRKFIIDFTLESLEEVLTPSSFYRVNRTYILNIHFIQDVVVYSNSRLKIATQPVWDKEIIVSREKVNEFKEWFDGNNSN, translated from the coding sequence CTGAACGTCCTGATTGTTGAAGATGAAACCCCGGCGGTGGAGAAGCTGGAGCGTTATCTTCAAAAGTACAGTTCGGAAATAAAAGTAAAAGGGACCTGCGACTCAGTCACTTCAGCCGTCAGCTGGCTCACCGAAAATCAGACTTCGATCGATCTCATCTTCATGGACATTCAACTGAAGGATGGGTTAAGCTTCGAAATTTTCCAAAAGGTGACGGTACAAAAGCCTGTGATCTTTATTACTGCCTATAATGAATACGCACTTGACGCTTTCAAAGTAAACAGTATCGATTACCTGTTAAAGCCAGTAACCTTTACCGATCTCAGCGCCAGTCTGCAAAAGCTTGAAAATCTCAGAGATCAGTTGGTCATGAATGATTCAAAGCTTGAAAAGATCAAATCCCTCGCAATTGAGAGTTCCGCGAAAAGCTACAAGAACCGGTTCATGGTGAAGGTTGGAGATCACATTCGCTCAATCACAACGGATCAGGTTATTCTCTTTTTCGCCGACGGCCGGGACGTTTATCTTGTTACCCAACAACTGCGCAAGTTTATCATTGACTTCACCCTGGAATCCCTTGAAGAAGTCCTGACGCCATCGTCCTTCTATAGAGTTAACCGCACATACATTTTAAACATTCATTTCATTCAGGACGTGGTGGTCTATTCCAACAGTCGACTGAAAATTGCCACACAACCTGTATGGGATAAGGAGATTATCGTGAGTCGGGAAAAGGTGAATGAGTTTAAGGAGTGGTTCGACGGGAATAATTCAAATTGA
- a CDS encoding VOC family protein — MKLRLHEIEYGSGDVAESKSFYSNVLGLETSVDQPALKVYRTNVNAMDLNFSEHIPKGVISISFLTNDLDIATKELTRKKATFTGPEKSHLGMMSITLHDPNGIVVKINTPTSASPQWLKDLASGLEENS; from the coding sequence ATGAAGTTAAGATTACATGAGATAGAATACGGTTCAGGCGACGTTGCTGAGAGCAAATCCTTTTATAGCAATGTGCTGGGTCTTGAAACTTCAGTAGACCAGCCGGCATTGAAAGTTTACCGAACGAATGTCAATGCCATGGACTTGAATTTTTCTGAGCATATTCCAAAGGGAGTGATCTCCATCAGTTTTCTCACCAATGATTTGGACATTGCTACCAAAGAACTGACGAGAAAGAAGGCAACTTTTACAGGACCAGAAAAATCACATCTGGGAATGATGTCGATTACTCTTCATGATCCAAATGGAATTGTTGTTAAGATCAACACTCCAACTTCTGCTTCACCGCAATGGCTTAAGGATCTTGCCAGCGGCCTGGAAGAGAATTCTTAA
- a CDS encoding DsrE family protein, whose product MKKILFIAISLMSASGYSQSRVNPVIKSTGGVFEIPYAVEKPDPKMVYNIVIEVERPSEKPDTINWALNNVARMLNLHAIGGVPSKNMNVVIAIHGGATYTAMDNASYLSKYKVDNPNLKLYKELEAAGVKIFVCGQSLIGREVDRNKLVPEVKVATSMLTTLTTYQMKGYALLKF is encoded by the coding sequence ATGAAAAAAATTCTTTTCATAGCAATCAGCCTGATGTCTGCATCGGGATATTCCCAGTCGCGCGTTAATCCGGTTATTAAAAGTACGGGAGGGGTTTTTGAAATTCCCTATGCTGTTGAGAAGCCTGATCCGAAAATGGTTTACAACATTGTTATTGAAGTGGAGCGCCCCAGTGAAAAGCCGGATACAATTAACTGGGCATTGAACAATGTAGCGAGAATGCTGAACCTGCATGCCATTGGGGGAGTTCCTTCAAAGAACATGAATGTTGTGATTGCGATTCATGGAGGAGCAACGTATACCGCAATGGACAATGCTTCTTATCTTTCAAAGTATAAAGTGGACAATCCCAATCTCAAACTGTATAAAGAGCTGGAAGCTGCAGGAGTGAAGATATTTGTTTGCGGGCAATCACTCATTGGGAGGGAAGTAGACCGTAATAAACTGGTGCCGGAAGTGAAGGTGGCTACCTCCATGCTCACGACTCTCACCACTTACCAGATGAAAGGGTATGCATTACTGAAATTTTGA
- a CDS encoding sulfite exporter TauE/SafE family protein — MEFYFLVAAFFLIALIYSSVGFGGGSSYLALLALPFFAIAFPVIRSTALFCNIVVVTGGLIIFYNEGKLSFKDAWPYLSASIPMAYLGGFWKIEEHTFFILLGVTLVIVPFLLWFQSEKKQTQEGSAVKESTTLKVILGGCIGLLSGLVGIGGGIFLSPVLHMLRWSEPRRISALASLFIMVNSIGGLAGQFNRGVPELSWQFLVPLLLAVLVGGQIGSRLGVRKFDPVYIRRITAVLILVAGINILKDHL, encoded by the coding sequence ATGGAGTTTTACTTTCTTGTTGCAGCATTTTTCCTTATAGCATTAATCTATTCTTCCGTTGGTTTTGGTGGAGGATCAAGTTATCTCGCGTTGCTCGCGCTTCCATTCTTTGCCATCGCGTTTCCGGTCATTCGCTCAACAGCGTTGTTCTGTAATATCGTTGTAGTGACAGGGGGACTGATCATTTTCTATAATGAGGGAAAACTTTCCTTTAAAGATGCATGGCCTTATCTATCGGCAAGTATTCCAATGGCATATCTGGGAGGTTTCTGGAAAATTGAAGAGCATACTTTCTTTATTTTACTGGGCGTCACACTTGTCATTGTTCCATTTCTTTTGTGGTTTCAATCTGAAAAAAAACAAACACAGGAAGGGAGTGCAGTTAAAGAATCTACTACTCTGAAGGTTATTCTGGGGGGATGCATCGGTCTGTTGTCCGGACTTGTTGGAATAGGAGGGGGCATTTTTCTTTCGCCAGTACTGCACATGTTGAGATGGTCAGAGCCCAGGAGAATTTCTGCATTGGCGAGTTTATTCATCATGGTGAATTCAATTGGAGGTCTTGCAGGACAATTCAACAGGGGTGTTCCTGAATTGAGCTGGCAATTTCTTGTTCCATTACTGCTCGCGGTGCTGGTGGGTGGACAGATTGGATCGCGCTTAGGCGTCAGGAAATTTGATCCGGTCTATATCAGGAGAATTACAGCGGTATTGATTCTGGTGGCAGGAATAAATATTTTAAAGGATCATTTATAA
- a CDS encoding molybdopterin-binding protein codes for MRSIIFCVCVLVLSINALAQKQDVPSASFTISGAVKSPVTIQITDLTKWKSIPIGDVVITNHLGEKKSEVKGLKGILLKDVLGSVEITSDSPKLLSEYYFICKANDGYTVVYSWNEIFNTVVGDSVYIVTEKDGKSVKDMDGAILMISPKDFKTGRRHVKALISIEVKRA; via the coding sequence ATGAGATCAATAATATTTTGCGTTTGTGTTTTGGTATTGAGCATAAATGCATTGGCACAAAAACAGGATGTGCCAAGTGCCTCATTTACTATTTCAGGAGCTGTCAAGTCGCCAGTCACAATTCAAATTACTGATTTAACAAAGTGGAAGTCGATACCTATTGGTGATGTTGTGATTACCAATCATCTCGGTGAGAAGAAAAGTGAAGTAAAGGGTTTGAAGGGAATCTTGCTGAAAGACGTTCTTGGGTCTGTGGAGATCACTTCTGACAGTCCGAAGTTATTGAGTGAATATTATTTCATCTGTAAAGCCAATGACGGATATACGGTGGTTTACTCATGGAATGAAATCTTCAATACCGTTGTGGGTGACTCCGTTTATATTGTTACTGAGAAAGACGGCAAATCTGTTAAAGATATGGATGGTGCTATATTGATGATTTCTCCCAAAGATTTTAAAACGGGAAGAAGGCATGTAAAGGCACTGATCTCTATCGAGGTCAAAAGAGCTTGA
- the moaA gene encoding GTP 3',8-cyclase MoaA: protein MPVQQLFDNHGRPVNYLRLAVTDRCNLRCFYCMPEEGIHYLPKKELLSFEEIERLVSLMASMGITKVRLTGGEPFVRTDLMELIRRIVKMKGIEDVHLTTNGILTGQYIPELKALGIASVNLSMDTLDRNRYKIITRRDEFGKTRATLDSLLEHRIPVKINTVVMEGKNIEDILPLIELTKDKDVSVRFIEEMPFNGEGSHYSTLAWTYKKILDHIRNEFPNLEKIEDPKNATAIHYRIPGFKGNIGVIAAFSRTFCGTCNRIRVTAQGVLKTCLYDDGVLNIKDLMRSGLTDEELKEYLLKAFSSRPKDGFEAEQNRKGHLVSESMSTIGG from the coding sequence ATGCCAGTACAGCAACTTTTTGATAATCATGGAAGACCCGTCAACTATCTAAGATTGGCGGTGACGGATCGTTGCAATCTCAGGTGCTTTTATTGCATGCCGGAAGAGGGGATTCACTACTTGCCGAAAAAAGAATTGTTAAGCTTTGAGGAAATAGAAAGGCTGGTAAGTCTCATGGCATCGATGGGAATTACGAAAGTAAGATTGACGGGTGGAGAGCCATTCGTCAGAACGGACCTTATGGAATTGATCAGGAGAATAGTAAAGATGAAAGGCATTGAGGATGTTCATCTCACTACGAATGGTATTCTCACAGGTCAGTATATTCCTGAATTGAAAGCATTGGGAATTGCATCGGTGAACCTCAGCATGGATACCCTCGATCGCAACCGCTACAAGATCATTACGCGACGGGATGAGTTTGGGAAAACCCGGGCCACGCTGGATTCATTGCTGGAACATAGGATCCCTGTCAAGATTAACACGGTGGTAATGGAAGGAAAGAATATTGAAGATATCCTTCCGCTTATCGAATTGACGAAGGATAAGGATGTGTCTGTAAGGTTTATTGAAGAAATGCCCTTCAATGGTGAAGGGAGTCATTACTCAACGCTGGCATGGACGTATAAAAAGATTCTGGATCATATCAGAAATGAGTTTCCCAATCTTGAGAAGATAGAAGATCCTAAGAATGCAACGGCAATTCATTATCGCATTCCTGGATTCAAAGGTAACATTGGAGTGATAGCAGCTTTTAGCAGAACCTTTTGTGGAACATGCAATCGGATCAGAGTCACCGCACAGGGAGTTTTGAAAACATGTCTGTATGATGATGGTGTTTTAAATATCAAAGACCTTATGCGGTCAGGACTAACAGATGAGGAGTTGAAGGAATATTTGCTCAAAGCTTTTTCAAGTCGTCCGAAAGATGGTTTTGAAGCTGAGCAGAATAGAAAAGGGCATTTGGTATCTGAATCAATGTCAACAATCGGTGGATAA
- a CDS encoding cysteine desulfurase: MASSIQSIKSAFPIFTHHPDLVYLDNAATSQKPQSVIQAMNDFYEKDNANVHRGLYHLSTHATRHFDEARSKVSDFIGAKPADIAFTKGTTESINIISHGFLKRLKSGDEILLSVMEHHANFIPWQQLCKSTGAKLRIIHVTSGGDIDIEKLDELITSHTKLLALTHISNVLGTINPIEEIIQKAHKKNIPVLIDAAQSAGHYPIDVKSLDVDFLAFSAHKMFGPLGTGVLFVKDKYHDQIDPLNFGGGSIKNVELEDTQFMSYPYNLESGTPHIAGVLGFGAAIDFIQSLNADETLNHTRNLISLFTQRLEAMDFISIVGNPGNRGSIVSFQVKNIHPHDVAGFLGNLNISVRAGHHCAQPLHEMLGIGPTVRVSFSIYNTKEDVNRICDALLELKKFWS; this comes from the coding sequence ATGGCCTCATCAATCCAATCAATAAAGTCCGCTTTCCCCATTTTCACTCACCATCCTGATCTGGTTTACCTGGACAATGCTGCTACGTCTCAAAAGCCGCAGTCTGTCATTCAGGCCATGAATGATTTCTATGAAAAAGACAATGCAAACGTTCATCGTGGACTTTATCACTTGTCAACTCATGCTACCCGTCATTTTGACGAAGCCCGTTCAAAAGTCAGCGACTTCATTGGAGCAAAACCAGCCGACATCGCTTTCACAAAGGGCACAACTGAATCGATCAATATTATTTCACATGGATTTCTTAAAAGACTAAAGTCGGGCGACGAAATTCTCCTCTCCGTCATGGAACACCATGCTAATTTTATTCCATGGCAACAACTGTGCAAATCCACCGGAGCAAAGCTTAGAATCATTCACGTCACCAGTGGCGGAGATATTGATATTGAAAAGCTGGATGAATTAATTACATCTCACACAAAGCTTCTTGCCCTAACACATATTTCCAATGTGCTGGGAACCATCAATCCAATTGAGGAGATCATTCAGAAAGCTCACAAAAAGAATATTCCCGTACTGATCGATGCTGCTCAAAGCGCAGGACATTATCCTATTGATGTAAAGTCGTTGGATGTTGACTTCCTTGCCTTTTCTGCACACAAAATGTTTGGGCCTCTTGGCACAGGAGTGCTGTTTGTAAAAGATAAATATCACGATCAGATCGATCCATTAAATTTTGGAGGCGGCAGTATAAAGAATGTAGAGTTAGAGGATACTCAATTCATGAGTTATCCCTACAATCTTGAATCGGGCACCCCGCACATCGCAGGTGTATTAGGATTTGGTGCAGCCATTGACTTCATCCAATCTCTGAATGCTGACGAAACTTTGAATCATACCCGGAACCTCATCTCTCTTTTCACCCAAAGGCTTGAGGCCATGGATTTCATTTCTATAGTTGGAAATCCCGGGAACAGGGGAAGCATTGTTTCCTTTCAGGTTAAAAATATTCACCCGCATGATGTTGCAGGCTTTCTGGGAAACCTTAACATATCCGTTCGCGCAGGCCATCATTGTGCTCAGCCTCTGCACGAAATGCTGGGGATTGGCCCGACGGTGCGCGTCTCATTTTCCATTTATAATACAAAAGAAGATGTGAACAGAATCTGCGATGCATTGTTAGAATTAAAAAAATTCTGGTCGTGA
- a CDS encoding SUF system NifU family Fe-S cluster assembly protein — protein MSSDLKRLYSEIIKEHASAPFHFEKISNSPIQLKAYNPICGDRFDFYISNQLTSIHFHGFGCAISKASSSIMVKLLEGKKNNEALELCKQFLRFVNKESLANEVVLPDELLAFSGVHDFPERMDCATLAWKEMEKYLSNSVPEK, from the coding sequence GTGAGCAGTGATCTTAAGAGATTATATTCTGAAATCATCAAAGAGCACGCCTCTGCTCCTTTTCATTTTGAGAAGATAAGCAATTCACCTATTCAGTTAAAAGCTTATAACCCAATTTGCGGGGATCGTTTTGATTTTTACATCTCAAACCAACTTACCTCTATTCATTTTCATGGCTTTGGCTGTGCCATTTCAAAAGCTTCCTCCTCCATCATGGTGAAATTGCTGGAAGGAAAGAAAAATAATGAGGCCCTCGAACTTTGTAAACAATTTCTTCGCTTTGTTAACAAAGAATCACTTGCCAATGAGGTAGTTTTGCCGGATGAGCTTCTCGCATTCTCAGGTGTACATGATTTTCCGGAAAGGATGGATTGTGCAACACTTGCATGGAAAGAGATGGAAAAATATTTAAGCAATTCTGTTCCCGAGAAATGA
- a CDS encoding MoaD/ThiS family protein produces the protein MKITLIAFGIAKDILHSKKSEVEIPDGASILSLKQRILHQYPEFSKLKSLSFAVGENYQEDSYQLNENDEVVIIPPVSGG, from the coding sequence ATGAAAATTACCCTTATCGCTTTCGGAATCGCTAAAGACATTCTTCACTCAAAGAAATCGGAGGTGGAAATTCCAGACGGCGCAAGCATCCTATCGCTCAAGCAAAGAATTCTCCATCAGTATCCGGAGTTTTCAAAACTCAAATCACTTTCATTTGCCGTTGGAGAGAATTATCAGGAGGACTCCTATCAGCTCAATGAAAATGATGAAGTTGTAATTATCCCTCCTGTAAGCGGCGGTTAA
- a CDS encoding XdhC family protein, with product MKELFPQINEWAQAKKPFAIARVVQTWGSSPRPVGSAMIISWNAEISGSVSGGCVEGSVIKESLKLTQGGTLLSYGVSDDEAWQAGLACGGKIQVYLQSYPESESTEYKVWQELGTLLSKNEICLLITSLSGENGNVLMNSKGEISDSEMPEEVVSKARVALEKRRNELVEVSGKQYFIQVFPKRNRMLIIGAAHITVDLLQLAKAYDFETIVIDPRGVFADKTQFVVAPDQLIVKYPSEILPDLLLDHYDYAVVLSHDPKIDDDALNILLNSKVAYIGALGSKKTHEKRVARLKEAGFSDDKIGRIESPIGVDINAQGAKEIALSIMGAVIKTKNLSA from the coding sequence ATGAAAGAACTGTTTCCTCAGATCAATGAATGGGCTCAGGCAAAGAAACCTTTTGCTATCGCCAGAGTTGTGCAGACGTGGGGCTCTTCACCACGTCCTGTCGGGTCTGCCATGATCATTTCATGGAATGCGGAGATCTCTGGTTCCGTCAGCGGGGGATGTGTGGAGGGGAGTGTGATAAAAGAATCATTGAAGCTGACGCAGGGAGGAACTCTGTTATCATATGGAGTATCGGATGATGAAGCGTGGCAGGCGGGGCTTGCATGCGGTGGTAAGATCCAGGTTTATCTTCAATCCTATCCCGAAAGTGAATCAACTGAGTACAAGGTGTGGCAGGAATTGGGAACGTTGCTTTCCAAAAATGAGATCTGTCTGCTGATCACTTCGCTATCGGGCGAGAATGGAAATGTATTGATGAATTCCAAAGGAGAGATTTCAGATTCTGAAATGCCGGAGGAAGTTGTTTCGAAAGCAAGGGTAGCACTTGAAAAGCGCAGGAACGAGTTGGTTGAAGTGAGTGGGAAACAATATTTTATTCAGGTTTTTCCAAAGAGGAACCGGATGTTGATCATTGGTGCTGCACACATCACGGTAGATCTGTTGCAGTTGGCGAAGGCATATGATTTTGAAACGATTGTTATTGATCCACGGGGAGTATTTGCCGACAAGACACAGTTTGTGGTGGCACCTGATCAGTTGATTGTAAAATATCCTTCAGAGATTCTCCCGGATCTTTTACTGGATCATTACGATTATGCTGTTGTATTATCGCATGATCCCAAGATCGATGACGATGCACTAAACATCTTACTCAATTCAAAAGTAGCCTACATCGGAGCCTTGGGCAGCAAGAAGACCCACGAGAAGAGAGTAGCGCGATTGAAAGAGGCTGGATTTTCTGACGATAAGATCGGGAGGATTGAATCACCGATCGGTGTGGATATCAACGCTCAGGGAGCAAAGGAGATTGCGTTGAGTATTATGGGGGCAGTTATTAAAACCAAAAATCTCTCAGCGTGA
- a CDS encoding molybdenum cofactor biosynthesis protein MoaD, protein MPKVKFTSALKRFFPTLGEMQIQGSTVNEALQNINKSHPGILSYLVEENGALRKHVNIFVKGELIQDRLTLNDPINDQDELVIFQALSGG, encoded by the coding sequence ATGCCAAAAGTAAAATTCACATCAGCCTTAAAGCGTTTCTTCCCTACCCTTGGCGAAATGCAGATTCAGGGATCAACCGTGAATGAAGCGTTACAGAATATCAATAAAAGCCATCCCGGAATTCTCAGTTACCTGGTCGAGGAAAACGGAGCACTGAGAAAACATGTAAACATTTTTGTAAAGGGTGAATTGATTCAGGATCGTCTTACTTTGAATGACCCAATAAACGATCAGGATGAGTTGGTTATCTTCCAGGCCCTGTCAGGAGGCTGA
- a CDS encoding exo-alpha-sialidase: MQTKLLAGTSKGLVVFENINGWKISSIHFEGLPISFIYIDERSNTWWTGISHRHWGEKLHRSQDEGKHWEEIPVPNYNNALYQPEKPASLKKIWVIQHGGDDKPNSLWLGTEPGGLFHSTNNGKSFELVESLWNHPSRRDPSQWFGAGKDYPFIHSIVLDPIDSNHLYVGVSCAGVFESADLGKTWSTRNSGLIAAYLPDPKAEAGHDPHKILLCKDHPEVMWQQNHCGIFRSINGGKQWEDVSDPDGFPKYGFALIVDDHDPLTAWVIPAHSDEQRIPVDLRLVVCKTSDGGKNWITLTNGLPEESAFDLVLRHSFAKKEDTLSFGTNNGNLYISEDKGDSWKNISHHLAMINCVTFN, from the coding sequence ATGCAGACAAAACTTCTAGCCGGCACATCAAAGGGCCTGGTCGTTTTTGAGAACATCAACGGATGGAAAATATCTTCCATTCACTTTGAAGGTCTTCCTATCTCATTCATCTATATCGACGAACGAAGCAACACCTGGTGGACCGGAATCTCACATCGTCATTGGGGAGAAAAACTTCATCGATCACAAGATGAAGGAAAGCACTGGGAAGAAATTCCTGTACCTAATTATAACAACGCACTTTATCAACCTGAAAAACCTGCCTCCCTTAAAAAAATATGGGTCATACAACATGGCGGAGACGATAAGCCAAACAGTTTATGGTTGGGTACTGAACCCGGTGGATTATTCCATAGCACCAACAACGGCAAAAGTTTTGAATTGGTTGAAAGTCTCTGGAATCATCCTAGTCGCCGGGATCCATCGCAATGGTTCGGTGCCGGTAAAGACTATCCTTTTATTCACTCTATCGTTCTGGACCCAATCGATAGCAATCATCTTTATGTTGGAGTGAGTTGTGCGGGAGTTTTCGAAAGTGCCGACCTGGGAAAAACCTGGAGCACAAGAAATTCAGGATTAATCGCAGCCTATCTTCCTGATCCAAAAGCTGAAGCAGGTCACGATCCTCATAAAATACTACTATGCAAAGACCATCCTGAAGTAATGTGGCAGCAAAATCATTGCGGCATTTTCAGAAGCATCAATGGAGGCAAACAATGGGAAGATGTAAGTGATCCCGATGGCTTTCCGAAATATGGTTTCGCTCTGATCGTCGATGATCATGATCCATTGACTGCATGGGTAATACCTGCTCATAGCGATGAACAACGAATTCCTGTTGACCTCAGACTTGTAGTTTGTAAAACTTCTGACGGAGGAAAGAACTGGATCACCCTTACCAATGGGTTGCCGGAAGAAAGTGCTTTCGATCTCGTGCTTCGCCACTCCTTTGCGAAAAAAGAAGACACTCTTTCATTCGGCACAAACAATGGCAATCTTTATATATCAGAAGACAAAGGTGATTCATGGAAAAATATTTCGCATCATCTCGCCATGATCAATTGCGTTACTTTCAATTGA